Within Vigna unguiculata cultivar IT97K-499-35 chromosome 2, ASM411807v1, whole genome shotgun sequence, the genomic segment TGACAACGTTGGAGGAGTCCTAGGTTGAAGCGCGAGGGGAGAGCGTAGATGTAGAACAATGGTCCTGATCCGTGGCATGTTGCGGTGGTGTGGTTTTGTAACGGTGTGAGGTGATggcgaagaagaagaagccatGAAAAAAGAAAGAGCGATAAGAAGAGTGTGTAGCTTAACTTGTTGGTGATGATGTGGTTGTTGTGGTGGTCTTTGGATTTTGAGAAGGATGGTGTTTGGGAGGGTAGAGAGTGCAGAGGGGTAGTTGGAGATGGCTTGCGGAAGAACATGGaggaaagtgaagaggaaaaagaaagaaattgtgTTGTCTTGGTGATGGATGAAAGAAGATGGTGACCTATTTGGACAATAGATGATGGTAGAGTTATTTGTTAGAGAGGTGGGTAGGTGTGGAAGTCATTGTGTGGGACATCAACTTCTAGTGCTGTTATTCAAGAACAAAGGCAAGGACAGCTTGGAACacttcttaaatattttttaataatttctccAAATAATCTACTTTTTAACTTCTTATAAAACAAATCACTCCAATAAATTGATAGATACCAACGCCAATGTGGGATGTGTTTAGGCAGGCTAAACAAAACttacattatattattttgttattcatCATTTCATGTGTGAATTGCTAGATGAGTTATAGcatgtatttaatatttcttgaaaataatttaagaataaatctAAATCTCATattggataaaaataataaaattaaacatcaaaaaatattcataattcaTTCTTTTAAGGTAATGAATAATACAACCATAACAACATATACTCATTACCTAAAGATTatgacaaaaaattaattttaacatatttatttattgtgaatcttaatatttttttacttagtttagtttaataatattatgaataataaatttataatgtaCAATAAAGatgtgaaatattaaaaaaaatacattattagaatatttgtataatttttatataattgaacTTAAGTAAGTTGTCCTGGTAATTTACAACTCAATTATTATGCGGAGTGAAAGGGACCAATTCGCTTTTTCCATACTAAATACAGAGCGGGCAGAAATCAGGTGAATGAATCTGCATTGTATTCCCTGGTAACACAATTTATTACAAGCTCATCATCAAATGCATCGTGATATAAAAGGTTAGTTTGTAAATATTGATGAAAGTTTGTCTTAAAAACTAAAAGTGATACAAaacattgaaaaagaagaatgtaTTGGAATGATGAGTTTGAGATTGATAGAAGAGTccaaaagataaatataatatctGGAGTGCTTACTAAAAGCACACTTGGAACACTTGATTTTTGCGTCCTCCAAAGATGAAAAGATGCGCTGAATCACTTCCTCATATGAGTTGCTAGCTTtgtcttcttctttgttttttttcccttaacttttattttatactttctccaacattttttattctccatttttttcctttcttttcttatgGTTAACATAAttcatttaattgaatttgatgTTATCTATTATCATCTATTCTccatagaaaaatattttattttattatttttaaatatattttactttaatttcttCTATCATGCTTTCTGTTTTAGGAATTTTTACATCTTTCATTacatgtataaattatatatatatatatatatatatatatatatatatatatatatatataacatcccATATAAATAATAACTGTTTCAGGTGTAGGGACCAAGCACCTACTGAGAACCACTTCAATTCTACTCCTTTTTCCTCTATGTATCCTCTTTTCGCAATCTACTGTAACTTCTTCGCCAAGAAATCTTTCTCCTTGCTCGATCGGTTGAACAGACAATTGGGGTACCTGTCTAAGaggctccgatgcttaagtcagttgaTGGACCGATCGGTGTATAAGTATAActgttgtaataaatgcgaattaaagatccttaccaacctacctttgggccctatttatagtttccggTGTGGGCCTATaattagggttccttaatcacggcccaatgatcctttaatcaagattactgacttgtttaatgttaattaatccAGCTGACTGGTTCAGGTTTTCTGTTTGGCCGATCGACAGATGGCCGCTTGACTAGGTGGGTTATCTTCTATGAGTTTAACAACCTTAAGTGAATATTTAATCTATATGGTCGATCTATTGATGATCACCTATGAGGTCGATCGACCGATGGACCTCTATAGGGTAACGCGTGGTCTATCTGGggaccgatcgaccgatggtcccttATGAGGTGACGCGATTCATCTGTGggaccgatcgaccgatggtcccttGTGACGTTCATATGTAGTTTATTTAAGTGACCGATCGATCGATGGTCAATGGGTTCGCATGGTTTCTGTGGGCTGATCGACCGATGGTTCTGTTTCATATTTAAGCCCTCCCAGCCTTGTTCGATGGACCAGAGGACTGTGCGTTGCCGATGGTCCGATGGGACATACAGtacaataactttaatttaaatgaaatgccacACAGATAGAAATTTGAGACAAGTCTTGGAGTATAAATGCTACCCCTAAACCATGCTTTTACACAATCCAAACAGTActtatcaaccaatcatgttatgacttctcaagcaatacactagactcagactcgactcatccgaattacatataatctagtcggattcagcggatacttgcacttgtggtggattatcCTACTCACCCTCGAGCTAAGTGTTACGAGTGTCATAATGTTCCAAtccccccacacacaaggttagcccttaatgagttttaggcctcctgctactctcaccacaagaatCAGTCCGCTCTttgtgagactaactaactccttaaagtgtcaggatgcaaccttaccttgaatccttactaaattatatagatgggacaacaccatgaactcccactaacaggagtcatggaattacgtcccgaccactgaagcaccaccatgaggtctcgcCTAGAGGCCcatggaattacgcactgaccatagaccaatcaaaatcaaacatccaaataatatttatcgcaaatataaatctcatgccaacctttgtGATTATTCCTCATTCATATCCCATGTTGAATCAATAACAACTCATCCTTCCTAATTTCATGAATATAGAGTTGTATTTCATGTCAatatcatgccactttaatactagccatctcatttaaatcacataccgagatcataccaaacccatcattccCAATCCAAGGGTCACACAGTTCATGCAAACATAACCCATTCATGCTTTAACAAGGTAATGAAATCATACAACAAATCACCAAACAAGACATGAGACAAAAAAAACATCACGCCAACACATGCGTCAGTCTCGCTCAAGTCAGgaaccctcgctcaggcgaaagggttctttcgctcaagcgactggccctcgcctaggcgagaccaccAACAGTGAGGGTTGATGTAACGCgaattctcgcctaggcgagcccctcctcgcctgagcgaggtcaCCCCTCGCCTGGGCTGAAAATTGTAGCGACGTGCCAAGGTCCCCACacaggctcgcttaggcgagcccttcaagcctgagcgagatgtctCCTCGCTCAAATGAGAGctcttcgcctgagcgagagctcgagtgtgAATCTGGCCTgtttctgcaagtctcgcctgggcgagataggcccgcttgggcgagaacacTCGTTTCACGTCACTATTTCCCTGCAACAGCCACACCCACAAATCCACACAAACATACCAAGGCATTTGATGCATTCACAATAACACACCAACCATAAAAGTTGTAGAGCAACAGTAGAACCAACAGGAAAATCGAAATACAAGAGTAAGccctagcttcctttacctggaGAGGGCTGATAAGGGACTTGGCAAGCAAACGTAGAGCATAACAGCTATGAGAATAGGCTTGGAAAACTGGAAAAACAGTGGAACAGATCTTAAGATTGGGCCCACTGCGAACCTTAACTGGAAAAACACGAAATATACCAAGGGAAAGGTGCTATGAGTTGGAGAGTAACTTACATGAGCGCGAAAATAAGTTGAACTATGGTGAAGACAAGGACGTctcaaaccctagcaaagcaACGACAACAGCTTTAAGGACAAAGGGGCTGTTTTCTGAAAGTGCGTTAGAATAGTTAGGGTTAGGGCAGATTAGGTATGAATTCTCCTTTGGGCTAACCCTTAGGCCTAATAGATTGGGGCAACCCTTAAAATAAAAGGGTAGGCAAAaataatgggccttacattctccccaacaacaaaaatttttgacctcaaaaatgaaaatgtaccaggtaaacagatgtggatgtgatttcgtcatatcctcctccaactcccaagtagagtcactggtcctccgatcccagatgaccttGACAAGACTAACTGTCTTTCCTCAACATTCCTCAACTTTGCTGTCCACTAAAGCAATGGGTGGCACTTCCATAGTGAGGTCCTCTATGACCTGTATATCCTTAGCTTCTAACACATGAGCCGGatcaaacacatacttcctcagttGCGATACATGGAACACCGGGTTGAGATTTGCCAACTAAGGAGGcaaagctatctcataagccactggcCCAATCCTCCTTGAGATCTGATAGGGACTAAGaaacttaggagaaagcttccttgagcggagagcccttcccacaccagtggttcgggtcaccctcaagaacacatgatccccAATCGCGAACTCCAAGGGTCTCCTCTTGCGATCCGCATAAGCCTTTTGTCTGCTCTATGAAGCCTGCATTCTATCTCTCACCATTCTCACCTTCTCAGTGGTCTGCTCTAAAAATTTTGGTCCGACTAGCACTGtttccccatcctgataccaacatagAAGGGTCCTACACTttctgccataaagagcctcatatggCGCTATGCCAATGCTCGCGTGGAAACTGATGTTGTAGGTGAATTCTATCAAAGGCAGtacctcatcccaagcacccaaatGATCCAGTATGCATGTTCTCAACAAATCCTCAAGCGACTGAATCGTCCTCTCAAACTGGCCATCAGTTTGAAGATGATAAgttgaactcatggtgagcttgctacccaaAGCACTCTGTAGCGTCTGCAAAAACCGTGAAGTGAACCATGGATCTCTGTCGGAGACTATACTCGAAGGTACTCCGTGCAACCTCAcaatctccttaatgtacaactaggccaacttggccatggacatcctcaagttcattgccaagaaatgagcactcttggtcagtGGATCCACTATAACCCAGATGGTGTCGTGCCCTCTAAAagttcgtggcaaatgggtcacaaagtccatcgaGATGCTGTCtcatttccacactggtatctcCAATGGCTGTAAGATCCCACCGAGTCTTTGGTGCTCTACCTTTGCCTTCTGACAGGTCAGACAGGCCGATACAAACTGtgccacatctttcttcatcccctgccaccagaaggtttccttgaggtcttgatacatcttagtcatgccgggatgcaagctaagacgactcttatgcccttcctcaaggattaGCCTTTTCACCTTAACATCATCAGGCACACACACTCTGTCTTGgaacctcagtatgccatcatTACCCAAAGGAAAATCTCTAGCCTCCTCTAACCCAAGCTGTTCCCTGACTCTGTTCAAACTTGCATCCAACAACTACCTTTTTCTGACtgagtccaagaagtcactagatatagtcaggTTACTGCATCTAATGAGCTCAGACTCCAAATCCACCTGTAGCTTCATATCCCTAAATTGCTCCAGTAACTCCACCTCCTTGATCATAAGGTGAACAGTATGTACAGTCTTCCTACTTAAGGCATCAACCACTACATTCACCTTCCCCGGATGGTACAGGAGTTCGAAATCGTaatccttcaggaattccatccacctcctctatctcatgttcagctccttcaaGACTTTTGTGGTCACTGAATACACGAAACTAAGCACCATAAAGGTAGTgtctccagatcttcaaggcaaacacaaTGGCCGtcaactccaagtcatgagtggggtaatttttctcatgcaccttgagGTACTTCGAAGCATATGCCACCACCTTCTTTTCCTGCATTAACACACAGCCCAACCCCAtatgagaggcatcacaataaacctcaaagGATTTTCCAACATCCAGGATcaccaatataggagcactcATCAACCTTCTCTTCAACTCCTAGAagctttcctcacacttatctgTCTAGGtaaaaggttggtccttcctcacaccaaaaggcataaccacgtactcgtAGTGCCCATATCGATACTGAAAGGCTGTCTTTTGTACATCATCTACCTTCACTAGGATTTGATGGTATCCCGATCTCAAATCaatcttcgagaacactgaCGATCCATGcaattgatccatcaagtcgtcaattCTCGGAAggggatacttgttcttgatggtcatcttgttcagttgtcggtagtccacacacagacgtgaactcccattcttcttcttcatcaacAACACTAGTGCTCCTCAAGGCGAAGTGTTGGGTCGGATAAACTGCTTCCCAGCAACTCCTCTATTTGCTTCTTGAGTTTCACCAACTCTATCGGGGCCATCGATACTGGACCGGTTTCAGGTACCAGGTCAATTGAGAACTCGACCTCTCGATTGGGAGGCAACCTTGGTACCTCTTCTGGGAATACATCCTCAAACTCATGCACCACTGGTATGACTGATGTCCCTTCCTTCTCTACCTCCATACGAGCGAAGATTATGAAGCATTGTGCGCCACTCTGAATCTTCTTCACCACACCCGGAGGAGATACCAACTCATGCTCCTCTGAGTCGGGGAAtaacaacttcttctcccgacaatctataagaatgcgattggcagagagccaatccatcccaaGGATTACTTCCAACTCTTGCAGGGGTAGGCATATCAGGTTCACTTTCtacctgcgtccctctacctccatcGGACACCTGGCGCATAAGGactgtaagacccgggaaaaattaaataattaattaagtaattaagtGGATAAATGTGGGTAAGGGGAAcctttaaagtaataaatgcgGAGTGTATGACATGGGAAAGTACTAGGCCatgtggttgaaagtacttctattgtgtgaaaggacttgggttcgagtcctatgtatgttattttttttgtgtgttattaaaattgtattattttgtgtATATTAAAACGTGTTGTGGGTTTTATGATTATTGAATTGTATTGGTtagtatgaaatatgaattggttgcaTTGGTTAGGCATTGAGTTGGCTTGTGCATGgatgtgggttcaaaccttgggaGACCCAAAGGAAACttcatttttgtcatttttggtCTTCATTTGAAGTTGAAAGGTTAAGGAAAAGCCTAGCAGAAGTATCAGTTAGGGGAAGCTGGAAAGCAAGCCAATTAGTGAGCTTGAATGGTCATTTTTCCCCTCTTAATGCAGTTTTTCGTTTAAGGTTTTAACTCACCATTAAAACACCACTAGAGAGCCTAATTGTGAGGGAAAAGAAAGTTTTCTGCAGAGGGTATTGTGAGGTAGACAGAGAGTGCGAAATTCAGTGAGGAACTAAGGGTGTGGGTGAATCAGTGGGGGCTGAAGTGAGAGAAGGCAAGGGAGATCAATTGGAGTTCAAGGAAAGAAGTAGAAGAATATCGAGGAAAGCtttaatccaggttaggggagttgttttgcttgtatatgtatatgaatATGTTAATCGTGTTTTTCTGGACGATATGAAATGTGTAAATTGATGATCCACTGTTATTTTCTGCgttttctggaaaaattccagaaaccgcctggcggggttGAAGGACCGCCAGGCTGCTCATGCCACCAGCGCTTATTTTCTGGGTTTTGATATGCACCGCCCGGCGGCTAAGGgtagcccgccaggcgacacgaacTGGGTTACCCAGTTTCTTCtgatttttttgatatttttgtggTGTGCGAGGTTCGAGGAGAATCTGAAGATTTGAATATAATTGATTTGATGGATCGttgattgtaaaatttataattggtgGATTAATACATGAAGTATAATGGAATTGAGAATTTAGGGTTCATTAGGAATTAGAATTGGAAAAACATGGTTGATCGCGATGGTGAGTTTTATTGATTGAAAATAGACATTAATGTGATTAGGATATGAATGTTGATTGTTGTGTGGAGGTGGATCATGTTAGAATTAATGCAAAAGAAATTTGGGTTAGTGGTGAACACTGTGAATGCTGGAAAACGTGGCAGTGTGCGAAACTggtatgaaccgcctggcggcacttgggtgaccgccaggcgacgcatcagAGGGAAGAGCGTTTGGTGATGTTGTTGAAAAGTGTGTTATGGAGAGTCACAGGGGGGGAATTTCTGGAAGATTCGGGTTAATAGTCAGTAAATTTCTTTCTTTGGAATTGAGTGAATATACCAACATGTGGGGACTAAGATTAAGTTGCGGAATGACTTAAGGGTAAATGAAATATGAGAAGATCAATATACGATATACCTTGTGTTGGAATAAGTGATGAGCATACTAATTATACCAGAGGGCTTGTTCTTATATTGATTTATGTAATATATTGAAATGTGATGATTAAGACTTGGGTTTAGATAATTGTACATATTTCATTTTGGTTTGACGCATGTATTGTAATGCTATGAATGTATGTGTGCTGAACCTTGTGTAAATGGGAGTCTATTAAGACTTGTAAAAAGGACCAAAAACCAGTAacattgcgctactggtatagcgcctggcggtgcggGGTGTATCGCTTGGCGGTAGAGTGAAAACCAGTGGCAGTGGCCATTGTTAGCGctaggcgcctggcggcagggtggtctccgccaggcggtgacggaaAATTACGGGTCCTGTCTGGGCCGTATCGCCTGACGGTGGGGGTGTGACCATCGGGCGGTTTTCAGTCAGTATCCGCCTAGCGGTGTCTAGGCGATACCAGGCGATTTGCATGGCTGTATAATTGTCTTCTTTGCTTGATTagtggacttgaaggactaagttcgCTTCTTTGTGCTTTGGCTTGATGGCTAAGtgcaataggggtctgggatgtgcttgaacGATtgaacgcatgatgggcatggaactagttgtgttcccgtcggctactattgggcgaggagtccttagtatggtgattgcatgcgttgggcgcacgatgggcaaggaactgtgatgttcccgtcggctactattgggcgaggagtccatagtatggtgattgcgtgcgtgccagggtccaagttgtGTAAGCTTGGATGTgttactacaggcgaggagtctgtagggttggactatgagcaggattggctcgtagggttggaccaagaaagggatagtttcgtggaagcacagtGGAAGTCCCAGGACCTATTTTCATGCATGGGACTCAGGAAGGAATTTGAGATCAGGGTGGATAACTTGTAATTAACATGTATCTGTAAATTTTTATTGGGATgggtatcatatttaatttgtttaatatgcatagctcaccctatctgtgtgtgcatggcgatgatcggatgattcgttatccgggagcagatgatttgacaggtgagccaggagacgcttGAGACTAGAGAGCGGGATGATATGGGCTTTTGAAGATTTAAAGTTTTTGATGTATTTATGTTTCGGAAAATTAGCCGTTTTGGCTTTTATGAGTTGTAATGTTTTAATTGAGAACAGTTGCAATGTTTTGATATTACGACTTTAAATTTCCCGCGATTTGGAAATCTGCATAAATAAATgaggaaaatttttataatatcgTATTTAGtctcatttatttaattgtttgtgatattttcaaagtaatattccttGGGGATGTTAcagttggtatcagagccaaagtttcaaaaatgttttgaaaaacatgttttggGGCTTTCGGGGAGTGAGCTTGCTAGGTGTGTGCATGATATTATGTGTGTTTAAATTTAAGGAGGTAAGATTGTGTTAAACTAATGGAATGATGTTTAACAATTGAATATGTGGCGTATCCAGGCAATGGCAGCTAACAGAAGAAGGAATGTTGGCGGTGCTGATGACATTGCAGAAGCCATTCATCGCATGGTGGATGCAATGCAACAACCTATTCCAGCACAGCCAAGAATGACAATAGCACCAGCCAGAGTGCCAACCGTAGAGGATTTTTTGCGCCATAAGCCCGCAGAATTCACGGGTGGGGCCACCCCAGACGAAGCTGATGCCTGGCTTCGCAAGTGCGAAAAGATCTTTGGAGTGATGAATTGTGCTGATGAGCAAAAGCTGGCCTTTGCCGCGTACCTGTTGAATAATGACGCCAAGTACTAGTGGGCAGGCATGAAACAACAGATGCTGGTGAGGGAGGAGCCAGTAAACTGGGAGAATTTCCGAACTTgctttttagaaaaatatttcccaGATACTGTTAAGCAGGACAGGGAAGCAGAGTTCCTGGCTCTACAACAGGGAAACATGTCGGTGCAAGAATATGTTAACAGATTCGAGCAATTGGCAAGGTATTATTCCCAGGCAATTACTGAAGAGTGGAGATACCTTAAATCCGAGCGGGGGCTCAAACATGAGTTAAAGAAGGTGGTCACGCCTCTGAGAGAAATAAGGTTTCCAATCTTGGTGGAACAAGCCAAGAGTGCAGAGTACCTAGAAAGAGGGCCGAACCCAGCAAGTCGACATCAGAAGAATATCGTAGAGGCAAGACAAATGAAGAAACCATATAGTCGACCCCAGACTTCTCAGGGCCCTACGTGTTACCAGTGTGGTGGGTCCCATTTAAAGAGGAATTGCCCTCAGATAACCGGTGGGGTAGGAGGATCAGGAGATCGTCGCAAATGCTTCATATGCGACAAGCCGGGTCACTTTGCCAATAACTGCCCGGAGAAGAAGAGTATCGGGGTGAAAAAGCCAACAACGTCCCCAGCTGAGAGAGCTAAAGCAGCAGGAAGGGTGTTCGCTATGACCTCCACGGAGGCTACCCAGTCAGGTAACCTTATTCTTGAGCCCTGTGTGTTAATTGGCCAGTCAGTTTTGGTGTTGTTCGACTCTGGAGCAACACATTCCTTCATTTCTAATGCTTGTGTGGGGAGACTGAATTTGGAGAAACGTGATTTGGGATGTGAGTTGCTGGTGTCAACTCCTTCCTCAGGTCAGGTAGCAACCAGTTCAGTCTGCGTGGAGTGTGTGATGGAAGTGGCAGGTCGCAGATtcaaggtgaacttggtgtgcttgccTCTGGAGGGACTGGACGTAATATTGGGAATGGACTGGTTGTCCAATAATCACgtcataattgattgtggacGACGCAGTTTGGTATTCCCAAAGCAGGAAGGGTTAGAGTTGATCTCAACTCAAGAAGCCGTGAGAGCGCTGCAAGAAGGGGCCACATGTTTTATGGTGATGGCTAAACCAGAAAAGAAAAGCGCATTGGAGATGATCCAGAATATTCCTATTGTCAATGAGTACGCAGATGTATTTCCGGATGAAGTACCGGGACTGCCCCCAAGTCGAGACATAGATTTCTCTATCGATTTAGTTCCTGGTGCAGGTCCGGTATCCATGACGCCGGACAGAATGGCACCTGCAGAATTGACAAAACTCAAGAAGCAAATAGAGGATCTACTTGAGAAGAAATTTATTCGGCCCAGTGCGTCGCCGTGGGGAGCTCCGGTATTactagtgaagaagaaagatgggagCTCAAGACTTTGCGTTGATTACAGGCAgctaaataaattaacaatcaagaataagtatccgtTACCGAGGATTGACGATCTACTAGATCAGTTGAAAGGGGCAGGAATATTCTCTAAGATAGACCTGCGATCTGGGTATCATCAGATCTTGGTGAAGCCAGAGGATGTACAAAAGACGGCTTTCAGGTCGAGGTATGGCCACTACGAATATGTAGTGACGCCATTCGGAGTAACGAATGCACCAGccatattcatggatta encodes:
- the LOC114173603 gene encoding uncharacterized protein LOC114173603, which encodes MKQQMLVREEPVNWENFRTCFLEKYFPDTVKQDREAEFLALQQGNMSVQEYVNRFEQLARYYSQAITEEWRYLKSERGLKHELKKVVTPLREIRFPILVEQAKSAEYLERGPNPASRHQKNIVEARQMKKPYSRPQTSQGPTCYQCGGSHLKRNCPQITGGVGGSGDRRKCFICDKPGHFANNCPEKKSIGVKKPTTSPAERAKAAGRVFAMTSTEATQSGNLILEPCVLIGQSVLVLFDSGATHSFISNACVGRLNLEKRDLGCELLVSTPSSGQVATSSVCVECVMEVAGRRFKVNLVCLPLEGLDVILGMDWLSNNHVIIDCGRRSLVFPKQEGLELISTQEAVRALQEGATCFMVMAKPEKKSALEMIQNIPIVNEYADVFPDEVPGLPPSRDIDFSIDLVPGAGPVSMTPDRMAPAELTKLKKQIEDLLEKKFIRPSASPWGAPVLLVKKKDGSSRLCVDYRQLNKLTIKNKYPLPRIDDLLDQLKGAGIFSKIDLRSGYHQILVKPEDVQKTAFRSRYGHYEYVVTPFGVTNAPAIFMDYMNRIFRPWLDKFVVVFIDDILIYLKTREEHVDHLRVVLTILRDHQLYGKLSKCEFWLDEVQFLGHVISAKGIVVDPAKIETVLKWERPKTVTEVRSFLGLAGYYRRFVEGFSKKVNLLTQLTRKDQPFSWTEKCEECFENMKRCLTTAPVLVIPDPEKMFEVYCDASYQGLGCVLMQDKRPVAYASR